A window from Myxococcus fulvus encodes these proteins:
- a CDS encoding imelysin family protein yields the protein MSFPFVVPPRARSTRALLLITALATLGGCKESERGKDDAGPGGPSGPDTSRGALLKATGVCVERTAREFHTTSTALSQAVSAWAAQPDAASLAQAKAAFHTAMDAWQVAEVMQVGPAAPRSAAGGAELRDNIYSWPLVSRCAIEEQLVSKGYEAPGFPTSLVSRRGLYALEYLLFYAGEDTACQGTSPIVAQGTWAALSTEERASRKRAYAAVVAREVDVKAGQLVKAWAADQDDFANTLATAGSGNAVFPTSQAALNSISDALFYFEREGKDLKLARPLGMRECSTDTCPEHLESQFAHRSKANLRANVKGFRLLAEGCEANYQGTGFDDVLKAAGAEALAQKLVERVVAAEAAFAVIEEDDLHQALAQDKASVRALHDAFKGVTDVLKTELVTVLDLELPQSVEGDND from the coding sequence ATGTCTTTCCCGTTCGTCGTTCCCCCTCGCGCGCGGAGCACTCGCGCGCTGCTTCTCATCACCGCCCTGGCGACGCTCGGGGGCTGCAAGGAGTCCGAGCGCGGCAAGGACGACGCGGGGCCGGGAGGGCCGAGCGGTCCGGACACATCCCGAGGGGCGCTCCTGAAGGCCACGGGCGTGTGCGTGGAGCGCACGGCGCGCGAGTTCCACACGACGAGCACCGCGCTGTCGCAGGCGGTGTCGGCGTGGGCGGCCCAGCCGGACGCGGCGAGCCTGGCGCAGGCGAAGGCGGCGTTCCACACGGCCATGGATGCGTGGCAGGTGGCGGAAGTGATGCAGGTGGGCCCGGCGGCGCCTCGCAGCGCGGCGGGTGGAGCGGAGCTTCGCGACAACATCTACTCGTGGCCGTTGGTGAGCCGGTGCGCCATCGAGGAGCAGCTCGTCTCCAAGGGCTATGAGGCCCCGGGCTTCCCGACGTCGCTGGTGAGCCGGCGCGGGCTGTACGCGCTGGAGTACCTGCTGTTCTACGCGGGTGAGGACACCGCGTGCCAGGGCACCTCGCCCATCGTCGCGCAGGGGACGTGGGCGGCGCTGTCCACGGAGGAGCGGGCTTCGCGCAAGCGCGCGTACGCCGCCGTGGTGGCGCGCGAGGTGGACGTGAAGGCCGGGCAGTTGGTGAAGGCGTGGGCGGCGGACCAGGACGACTTCGCCAACACGCTGGCGACGGCGGGCTCGGGCAACGCGGTGTTCCCCACGAGCCAGGCGGCGCTCAACTCCATCAGCGACGCGCTGTTCTACTTCGAGCGCGAGGGCAAGGACCTGAAGCTGGCGCGGCCGTTGGGCATGCGCGAGTGCTCCACGGACACGTGCCCGGAGCACCTCGAGTCCCAGTTCGCGCACCGCTCGAAGGCGAACCTGCGCGCCAACGTGAAGGGCTTCCGGCTGCTCGCGGAGGGCTGCGAGGCGAACTACCAGGGCACGGGCTTCGACGACGTGCTGAAGGCCGCGGGCGCGGAGGCGCTGGCGCAGAAGCTGGTCGAGCGCGTGGTGGCCGCGGAGGCGGCGTTCGCCGTCATCGAGGAGGACGACCTGCACCAGGCCCTGGCCCAGGACAAGGCGTCGGTGCGCGCGCTGCATGACGCCTTCAAGGGCGTCACGGACGTGCTGAAGACGGAGCTCGTCACGGTGCTGGACCTGGAGCTGCCGCAGTCCGTCGAAGGGGACAATGACTGA